From the Anguilla anguilla isolate fAngAng1 chromosome 6, fAngAng1.pri, whole genome shotgun sequence genome, one window contains:
- the xkr5a gene encoding XK-related protein 5a isoform X2, which yields MPSVGRRGRWTAWCQVFLFGVSAIVILAERTASAQVLSFLWYHADGDQRKCFLFFIHLLHLGIFKRFGDCMLSVWHMHGSTGELGAAVMQQADVSALRLLEALLLTLPQSLLQTYVLVTTDVGLLSPVSFCCGLCLLSLSWALVLYSRACCLIRPGHLAMPPAALLCQLLWRVGMLGARICSLMFFARIFRWWVYGVIGFHWLTASFWMVSQQTDICISPWRWRLFNCILGAVHVFFFLNVKDGSSRFRMAGFYMVMLLENATLLLSASDFLSEATWESMSFPTAVLCSFLVGTTSLVLYYRFLHPKSTEISQSLRHGHISSACLERGESSFSLGDKSLPVPADHTHNNSSFVLPGLAGSLAEHSGPCGAKPNGRECRHHHWLLIRLALKTGDLAKINLAYGAGGVAAILDVEECNPEIKDRGVPSPPSPQSEVKEATAPLSDCKEEFQSISEATTSPGGQREEEEEEDDSLEMESPLGSPASDFKRGSPEGKSVLGDSPELNFCPTESSSTLYFSADPQSPSSTSNPGLENLPELSPITGDKGLHGDFRGFLGRVEPRYTSTPRLDPGAQEQPAHHLGGPRRQLVPLRKEEDGSIFKKPEQKGNSKDE from the exons ATGCCATCGGTTGGTCGAAGGGGACGTTGGACCGCATGGTGCCAAGTTTTCCTTTTCGGTGTGTCCGCAATCGTTATTCTGGCCGAGAGAACTGCAT CTGCCCAGGTCTTGAGTTTCTTGTGGTACCACGCCGATGGAGACCAGCGCAAATGTTTCCTCTTCTTCATTCACCTTCTGCACCTGGGCATCTTCAAAAG GTTTGGTGACTGCATGCTATCTGTGTGGCACATGCATGGATCTACAGGCGAGCTTGGTGCTGCAGTCATGCAGCAAGCAGATGTGTCTGCCCTCCGCCTGCTGGAGGCACTGTTGCTCACCCTTCCTCAGAGCCTGCTGCAGACATACGTTCTTGTCACCACTGATGTGGGCCTGCTGTCACCAG TGTCTTTCTGTTGTGGGCTCTGCTTGCTGTCCTTGTCCTGGGCCCTGGTCCTGTACAGTCGGGCATGCTGCCTGATCCGACCAGGTCACCTGGCTATGCCCCCTGCTGCCCTGCTCTGCCAGCTGTTGTGGAGGGTGGGCATGCTGGGTGCCAGGATTTGCAGCCTCATGTTCTTTGCCAGAATCTTCCGCTGGTGGGTCTACGGAGTTATAG GTTTCCACTGGCTGACTGCTTCCTTCTGGATGGTGTCCCAGCAAACAGACATCTGTATCAGCCCCTGGCGCTGGCGTCTGTTCAACTGCATCCTGGGAGCTGTGCATGTCTTCTTCTTCCTCAACGTTAAAGATGGCTCCTCACGGTTTCGCATGGCTGGCTTTTACATG GTTATGCTGCTGGAGAATGCCACACTTCTCCTCTCAGCCTCAGACTTCCTGAGTGAGGCAACATGGGAAAGCATGAGCTTCCCTACAGCTGTGCTTTGCAGTTTCCTCGTGG GCACTACCTCACTGGTACTGTATTACCGCTTCCTGCACCCCAAATCCACCGAGATTTCCCAGAGCCTGCGCCACGGTCACATCAGCAGCGCATGTCTGGAGAGGGGGGAGTCCTCTTTCTCACTGGGCGACAAAAGCTTGCCTGTCCCTgctgaccacacccacaacaaCAGCAGCTTTGTCCTCCCTGGCCTAGCAGGTTCCCTGGCAGAACATTCTGGGCCCTGTGGTGCCAAACCCAATGGGAGGGAGTGCAGGCACCACCACTGGCTGCTGATCCGACTGGCGCTCAAGACGGGTGATCTGGCTAAGATCAACCTGGCCTACGGTGCTGGAGGAGTGGCTGCCATACTGGATGTGGAGGAGTGCAACCCTGAGATCAAAGACAGAGGTGTCCCCTCACCCCCTTCGCCCCAATCGGAGGTAAAAGAGGCCACGGCGCCCCTCTCAGACTGCAAGGAGGAATTCCAGAGCATCAGCGAAGCCACCACCTCCCCAGGGGGCCAGcgggaagaagaggaggaagaggatgacaGCCTGGAGATGGAGAGCCCCTTGGGGTCCCCTGCCTCTGACTTCAAGAGGGGCTCCCCTGAGGGCAAATCTGTGTTGGGGGACAGCCCCGAACTTAACTTCTGCCCCACCGAGTCTAGCTCCACTCTGTACTTCAGCGCTGACCCCCAGTCCCCTAGCAGCACCAGTAACCCAGGCCTGGAGAACCTGCCAGAACTCAGCCCCATAACAGGTGACAAAGGCTTGCATGGGGATTTCAGGGGCTTCTTGGGCAGAGTTGAACCCCGGTACACATCCACCCCAAGACTGGACCCAGGGGCTCAGGAACAACCAGCTCACCATCTTGGGGGCCCCAGGAGGCAGCTGGTGCCGCtaagaaaagaagaagatgGAAGTATTTTTAAGAAACCTGAGCAGAAAGGGAACTCAAAGGACGAATAA
- the xkr5a gene encoding XK-related protein 5a isoform X1, with product MPSVGRRGRWTAWCQVFLFGVSAIVILAERTALIYCFVYYLWFGHMLWAGLTLGLILPGLAAQVLSFLWYHADGDQRKCFLFFIHLLHLGIFKRFGDCMLSVWHMHGSTGELGAAVMQQADVSALRLLEALLLTLPQSLLQTYVLVTTDVGLLSPVSFCCGLCLLSLSWALVLYSRACCLIRPGHLAMPPAALLCQLLWRVGMLGARICSLMFFARIFRWWVYGVIGFHWLTASFWMVSQQTDICISPWRWRLFNCILGAVHVFFFLNVKDGSSRFRMAGFYMVMLLENATLLLSASDFLSEATWESMSFPTAVLCSFLVGTTSLVLYYRFLHPKSTEISQSLRHGHISSACLERGESSFSLGDKSLPVPADHTHNNSSFVLPGLAGSLAEHSGPCGAKPNGRECRHHHWLLIRLALKTGDLAKINLAYGAGGVAAILDVEECNPEIKDRGVPSPPSPQSEVKEATAPLSDCKEEFQSISEATTSPGGQREEEEEEDDSLEMESPLGSPASDFKRGSPEGKSVLGDSPELNFCPTESSSTLYFSADPQSPSSTSNPGLENLPELSPITGDKGLHGDFRGFLGRVEPRYTSTPRLDPGAQEQPAHHLGGPRRQLVPLRKEEDGSIFKKPEQKGNSKDE from the exons ATGCCATCGGTTGGTCGAAGGGGACGTTGGACCGCATGGTGCCAAGTTTTCCTTTTCGGTGTGTCCGCAATCGTTATTCTGGCCGAGAGAACTGCAT TGATATATTGCTTTGTGTACTACCTATGGTTTGGCCATatgctgtgggcggggctgactcTTGGCCTCATCCTGCCGGGATTAGCTGCCCAGGTCTTGAGTTTCTTGTGGTACCACGCCGATGGAGACCAGCGCAAATGTTTCCTCTTCTTCATTCACCTTCTGCACCTGGGCATCTTCAAAAG GTTTGGTGACTGCATGCTATCTGTGTGGCACATGCATGGATCTACAGGCGAGCTTGGTGCTGCAGTCATGCAGCAAGCAGATGTGTCTGCCCTCCGCCTGCTGGAGGCACTGTTGCTCACCCTTCCTCAGAGCCTGCTGCAGACATACGTTCTTGTCACCACTGATGTGGGCCTGCTGTCACCAG TGTCTTTCTGTTGTGGGCTCTGCTTGCTGTCCTTGTCCTGGGCCCTGGTCCTGTACAGTCGGGCATGCTGCCTGATCCGACCAGGTCACCTGGCTATGCCCCCTGCTGCCCTGCTCTGCCAGCTGTTGTGGAGGGTGGGCATGCTGGGTGCCAGGATTTGCAGCCTCATGTTCTTTGCCAGAATCTTCCGCTGGTGGGTCTACGGAGTTATAG GTTTCCACTGGCTGACTGCTTCCTTCTGGATGGTGTCCCAGCAAACAGACATCTGTATCAGCCCCTGGCGCTGGCGTCTGTTCAACTGCATCCTGGGAGCTGTGCATGTCTTCTTCTTCCTCAACGTTAAAGATGGCTCCTCACGGTTTCGCATGGCTGGCTTTTACATG GTTATGCTGCTGGAGAATGCCACACTTCTCCTCTCAGCCTCAGACTTCCTGAGTGAGGCAACATGGGAAAGCATGAGCTTCCCTACAGCTGTGCTTTGCAGTTTCCTCGTGG GCACTACCTCACTGGTACTGTATTACCGCTTCCTGCACCCCAAATCCACCGAGATTTCCCAGAGCCTGCGCCACGGTCACATCAGCAGCGCATGTCTGGAGAGGGGGGAGTCCTCTTTCTCACTGGGCGACAAAAGCTTGCCTGTCCCTgctgaccacacccacaacaaCAGCAGCTTTGTCCTCCCTGGCCTAGCAGGTTCCCTGGCAGAACATTCTGGGCCCTGTGGTGCCAAACCCAATGGGAGGGAGTGCAGGCACCACCACTGGCTGCTGATCCGACTGGCGCTCAAGACGGGTGATCTGGCTAAGATCAACCTGGCCTACGGTGCTGGAGGAGTGGCTGCCATACTGGATGTGGAGGAGTGCAACCCTGAGATCAAAGACAGAGGTGTCCCCTCACCCCCTTCGCCCCAATCGGAGGTAAAAGAGGCCACGGCGCCCCTCTCAGACTGCAAGGAGGAATTCCAGAGCATCAGCGAAGCCACCACCTCCCCAGGGGGCCAGcgggaagaagaggaggaagaggatgacaGCCTGGAGATGGAGAGCCCCTTGGGGTCCCCTGCCTCTGACTTCAAGAGGGGCTCCCCTGAGGGCAAATCTGTGTTGGGGGACAGCCCCGAACTTAACTTCTGCCCCACCGAGTCTAGCTCCACTCTGTACTTCAGCGCTGACCCCCAGTCCCCTAGCAGCACCAGTAACCCAGGCCTGGAGAACCTGCCAGAACTCAGCCCCATAACAGGTGACAAAGGCTTGCATGGGGATTTCAGGGGCTTCTTGGGCAGAGTTGAACCCCGGTACACATCCACCCCAAGACTGGACCCAGGGGCTCAGGAACAACCAGCTCACCATCTTGGGGGCCCCAGGAGGCAGCTGGTGCCGCtaagaaaagaagaagatgGAAGTATTTTTAAGAAACCTGAGCAGAAAGGGAACTCAAAGGACGAATAA
- the xkr5a gene encoding XK-related protein 5a isoform X3 — translation MLWAGLTLGLILPGLAAQVLSFLWYHADGDQRKCFLFFIHLLHLGIFKRFGDCMLSVWHMHGSTGELGAAVMQQADVSALRLLEALLLTLPQSLLQTYVLVTTDVGLLSPVSFCCGLCLLSLSWALVLYSRACCLIRPGHLAMPPAALLCQLLWRVGMLGARICSLMFFARIFRWWVYGVIGFHWLTASFWMVSQQTDICISPWRWRLFNCILGAVHVFFFLNVKDGSSRFRMAGFYMVMLLENATLLLSASDFLSEATWESMSFPTAVLCSFLVGTTSLVLYYRFLHPKSTEISQSLRHGHISSACLERGESSFSLGDKSLPVPADHTHNNSSFVLPGLAGSLAEHSGPCGAKPNGRECRHHHWLLIRLALKTGDLAKINLAYGAGGVAAILDVEECNPEIKDRGVPSPPSPQSEVKEATAPLSDCKEEFQSISEATTSPGGQREEEEEEDDSLEMESPLGSPASDFKRGSPEGKSVLGDSPELNFCPTESSSTLYFSADPQSPSSTSNPGLENLPELSPITGDKGLHGDFRGFLGRVEPRYTSTPRLDPGAQEQPAHHLGGPRRQLVPLRKEEDGSIFKKPEQKGNSKDE, via the exons atgctgtgggcggggctgactcTTGGCCTCATCCTGCCGGGATTAGCTGCCCAGGTCTTGAGTTTCTTGTGGTACCACGCCGATGGAGACCAGCGCAAATGTTTCCTCTTCTTCATTCACCTTCTGCACCTGGGCATCTTCAAAAG GTTTGGTGACTGCATGCTATCTGTGTGGCACATGCATGGATCTACAGGCGAGCTTGGTGCTGCAGTCATGCAGCAAGCAGATGTGTCTGCCCTCCGCCTGCTGGAGGCACTGTTGCTCACCCTTCCTCAGAGCCTGCTGCAGACATACGTTCTTGTCACCACTGATGTGGGCCTGCTGTCACCAG TGTCTTTCTGTTGTGGGCTCTGCTTGCTGTCCTTGTCCTGGGCCCTGGTCCTGTACAGTCGGGCATGCTGCCTGATCCGACCAGGTCACCTGGCTATGCCCCCTGCTGCCCTGCTCTGCCAGCTGTTGTGGAGGGTGGGCATGCTGGGTGCCAGGATTTGCAGCCTCATGTTCTTTGCCAGAATCTTCCGCTGGTGGGTCTACGGAGTTATAG GTTTCCACTGGCTGACTGCTTCCTTCTGGATGGTGTCCCAGCAAACAGACATCTGTATCAGCCCCTGGCGCTGGCGTCTGTTCAACTGCATCCTGGGAGCTGTGCATGTCTTCTTCTTCCTCAACGTTAAAGATGGCTCCTCACGGTTTCGCATGGCTGGCTTTTACATG GTTATGCTGCTGGAGAATGCCACACTTCTCCTCTCAGCCTCAGACTTCCTGAGTGAGGCAACATGGGAAAGCATGAGCTTCCCTACAGCTGTGCTTTGCAGTTTCCTCGTGG GCACTACCTCACTGGTACTGTATTACCGCTTCCTGCACCCCAAATCCACCGAGATTTCCCAGAGCCTGCGCCACGGTCACATCAGCAGCGCATGTCTGGAGAGGGGGGAGTCCTCTTTCTCACTGGGCGACAAAAGCTTGCCTGTCCCTgctgaccacacccacaacaaCAGCAGCTTTGTCCTCCCTGGCCTAGCAGGTTCCCTGGCAGAACATTCTGGGCCCTGTGGTGCCAAACCCAATGGGAGGGAGTGCAGGCACCACCACTGGCTGCTGATCCGACTGGCGCTCAAGACGGGTGATCTGGCTAAGATCAACCTGGCCTACGGTGCTGGAGGAGTGGCTGCCATACTGGATGTGGAGGAGTGCAACCCTGAGATCAAAGACAGAGGTGTCCCCTCACCCCCTTCGCCCCAATCGGAGGTAAAAGAGGCCACGGCGCCCCTCTCAGACTGCAAGGAGGAATTCCAGAGCATCAGCGAAGCCACCACCTCCCCAGGGGGCCAGcgggaagaagaggaggaagaggatgacaGCCTGGAGATGGAGAGCCCCTTGGGGTCCCCTGCCTCTGACTTCAAGAGGGGCTCCCCTGAGGGCAAATCTGTGTTGGGGGACAGCCCCGAACTTAACTTCTGCCCCACCGAGTCTAGCTCCACTCTGTACTTCAGCGCTGACCCCCAGTCCCCTAGCAGCACCAGTAACCCAGGCCTGGAGAACCTGCCAGAACTCAGCCCCATAACAGGTGACAAAGGCTTGCATGGGGATTTCAGGGGCTTCTTGGGCAGAGTTGAACCCCGGTACACATCCACCCCAAGACTGGACCCAGGGGCTCAGGAACAACCAGCTCACCATCTTGGGGGCCCCAGGAGGCAGCTGGTGCCGCtaagaaaagaagaagatgGAAGTATTTTTAAGAAACCTGAGCAGAAAGGGAACTCAAAGGACGAATAA